The Streptomyces sp. NBC_00691 genome has a segment encoding these proteins:
- a CDS encoding GNAT family N-acetyltransferase, with amino-acid sequence MEIRQAATVAELLAAGHLYDEPPREDWAARFLAAPGHLMLIAYAEDGFPAGFVSGIEMLHPDKGAEMCLYELSVDEDHRRRGVGRALTEALLAEAGARGCRGAWVGVDTDNDPALATYASAGAMDEGVFSMRGWTFTEAEAP; translated from the coding sequence ATGGAGATCCGGCAGGCGGCGACGGTGGCGGAGCTGCTGGCGGCGGGGCATCTGTACGACGAGCCGCCCCGGGAGGACTGGGCCGCGCGCTTCCTGGCGGCGCCGGGCCATCTGATGCTGATCGCGTACGCGGAGGACGGCTTCCCGGCCGGGTTCGTCTCGGGGATCGAGATGCTGCACCCCGACAAGGGGGCGGAGATGTGTCTCTACGAGCTGTCCGTGGACGAGGACCACCGGAGGCGCGGGGTGGGGCGGGCCCTGACGGAGGCGCTCCTCGCGGAGGCCGGGGCGCGGGGCTGCCGGGGCGCGTGGGTGGGCGTGGACACGGACAACGATCCCGCGCTCGCGACGTACGCGTCGGCGGGCGCGATGGACGAAGGGGTGTTCTCGATGCGCGGCTGGACCTTCACCGAGGCCGAGGCCCCCTGA
- the iolC gene encoding 5-dehydro-2-deoxygluconokinase, producing MGRLGVDLYPLQTGVGLDRVDTFAKFLGGSPANVAVAAARLGLRTALVSRTGADAFGTYLRRELKGFGVDDRWVSEVDAHPTPVTFCALFPPDDFPLTFYRRPRAPDLEIHPHELDLDALRAARVLWATGTGLCAEPSRTATLEALRARSGREVTVLDLDWRPMFWTDPATARPYYAEALRHATVAVGNLDECEVATGEREPYAAARALLAAGGDSGLRLAVVKRGPEGVLALAADGTSAEVPPLPVDVVNGLGAGDAFGGALVHGLLAGRDLETTLRHANAAGAIVAGRLACSSAMPYAAEIAEALATGSGTLTEKG from the coding sequence ATGGGGCGCCTCGGCGTGGACCTGTACCCGCTCCAGACCGGGGTCGGACTCGACCGGGTGGACACCTTCGCCAAATTCCTCGGCGGCTCCCCGGCGAACGTGGCCGTCGCCGCCGCCCGGCTCGGCCTGCGCACCGCACTCGTCTCCCGCACCGGCGCCGACGCCTTCGGCACCTATCTGCGCCGCGAGCTCAAGGGCTTCGGGGTGGACGACCGCTGGGTGAGCGAGGTCGACGCCCACCCCACCCCCGTCACCTTCTGCGCCCTCTTCCCGCCCGACGACTTCCCGCTCACCTTCTACCGCCGACCGCGCGCCCCCGACCTGGAGATCCATCCGCACGAGCTGGACCTCGACGCCCTCCGCGCCGCCCGGGTCCTCTGGGCGACCGGCACCGGCCTCTGTGCCGAACCCAGCCGCACCGCGACCCTTGAGGCGCTGCGGGCCAGGTCGGGCCGGGAGGTGACGGTCCTCGACCTGGACTGGCGGCCGATGTTCTGGACGGACCCGGCGACCGCCCGCCCGTACTACGCCGAGGCCCTGCGGCACGCCACCGTCGCCGTCGGCAACCTCGACGAGTGCGAGGTGGCGACGGGGGAGCGCGAACCGTACGCGGCCGCCCGCGCGCTGCTCGCCGCCGGAGGGGACTCCGGCCTCCGGCTCGCCGTCGTCAAGCGCGGCCCCGAGGGCGTCCTCGCGCTCGCCGCCGACGGCACGAGCGCCGAGGTGCCGCCGCTGCCGGTCGACGTGGTCAACGGCCTCGGCGCGGGCGACGCGTTCGGCGGCGCGCTCGTCCACGGACTGCTCGCGGGCCGGGACCTGGAGACCACCCTCCGCCACGCCAACGCCGCCGGCGCGATCGTCGCGGGCCGCCTCGCCTGCTCGTCCGCCATGCCGTACGCCGCCGAGATCGCCGAGGCGCTCGCGACGGGCTCGGGGACCCTGACGGAAAAGGGGTAG
- a CDS encoding helix-turn-helix transcriptional regulator — MTDSRLWSYKDIAAHIRVQPDTVRSYRKHGLLPAPDHVESGKPYWYADTIRAWVASRPGNRGRRD; from the coding sequence ATGACGGACAGCAGGCTCTGGTCGTACAAGGACATCGCCGCACACATCAGGGTGCAGCCCGACACGGTCCGCTCCTACCGGAAGCACGGACTGCTGCCGGCCCCCGACCACGTGGAGTCGGGCAAGCCCTACTGGTACGCGGACACGATCCGCGCCTGGGTCGCCAGCCGCCCCGGCAACCGGGGCCGCCGCGACTGA
- the iolB gene encoding 5-deoxy-glucuronate isomerase, with protein MSTHHPPSLHLPAGTTARGPYGLDIDPGRAGWTYSALRVLTLGPDGIHSFESGDSEWVVLPLSGACSVRVDGEILELTGRASVFDGVTDFAYVPRDTHAQIASGAGGRFALAGAKCERRLPARYGPAPEVPVEARGSGNRARRVRNFASADAFACDRLIAVEVVTPGGNWSSYPPHKHDEHRPGTESVLEEIYYYEIEGPHGLAYQRISPSRPGGAELLCEIRDGDAVLVPDGWHGPSIAQPGHPLYYLNVMAGPGPGREWRIRFHPDHTEGYA; from the coding sequence ATGAGCACCCACCACCCCCCGTCCCTCCACCTCCCCGCCGGAACCACCGCCCGCGGCCCGTACGGGCTCGACATCGACCCCGGGCGGGCCGGCTGGACGTACTCCGCCCTCCGGGTCCTCACCCTCGGACCGGACGGGATCCACTCCTTCGAGAGCGGGGATTCCGAATGGGTCGTGCTTCCCCTCTCCGGTGCCTGTAGCGTGCGCGTCGACGGCGAGATCCTCGAACTCACGGGCCGCGCGAGCGTGTTCGACGGAGTGACCGACTTCGCCTATGTACCGCGCGACACCCACGCCCAGATCGCCTCCGGCGCGGGAGGCCGCTTCGCTTTGGCAGGAGCGAAGTGCGAGCGACGACTCCCCGCCCGCTACGGCCCCGCGCCGGAGGTTCCCGTCGAGGCCCGGGGCAGCGGGAACCGCGCCCGCCGGGTACGGAACTTCGCCTCCGCCGACGCCTTCGCCTGCGACCGGCTCATCGCCGTCGAGGTCGTCACGCCCGGCGGAAACTGGTCCTCGTACCCGCCGCACAAGCACGACGAGCACCGCCCCGGCACCGAGTCCGTCCTCGAAGAGATCTACTACTACGAGATCGAGGGCCCGCACGGACTCGCCTACCAGCGGATCTCCCCCTCCCGGCCCGGAGGCGCCGAACTCCTCTGCGAGATCCGCGACGGCGACGCCGTCCTCGTGCCCGACGGCTGGCACGGCCCGTCGATCGCCCAGCCCGGACACCCCCTGTACTACCTGAACGTCATGGCCGGCCCCGGCCCCGGACGGGAGTGGCGGATCCGCTTCCACCCCGACCACACGGAGGGATACGCATGA
- the iolD gene encoding 3D-(3,5/4)-trihydroxycyclohexane-1,2-dione acylhydrolase (decyclizing) → MSVRLTVAQALVRFLAAQHTERDGVRQRLITATWGIFGHGNVAGIGQALVEYPDLMPFHQGRNEQAMVHAAVGYARQSNRLRTHAVTTSIGPGATNLVTGAALATVNRLPVLLLPGDTFATRPADPVLQQLEVPYAGEVSVNDCLRPVSRYFDRITRPEALVPAALAAVRVLTDPADTGAVTLALPQDVQAEAYDWPEEFLAERTWTVRRPRPDTAELDAAVRAIGKARRPMIIAGGGVRYSTAQDALSTLARSAGLPVATTQAGKGVLPWDHPCDVGGIGHTGTRTANDLARTSDLIIGVGTRHTDFTTASGTLFGPDTRFVNLNITAFDAHKQAALPLVADARAGLEALTEALEGHRHGLPHDTAEWSSSTRDWQERTDAAYAAPDPHARPTQVQVLGVLDTLVDGSDILINAAGSLPGDLHKLWRPRSVDQYHVEYGYSCMGYEIPAAIGVTLAAPGRPVWALVGDGTYLMNPTEIVTAVQEGLPLKVVILQNHGYASIGGLSEAVGAERFGTDYRRRDTFGGFTGPPLPIDLGANAASLGMRVLRPRTVRDLREALADARTATVPTCVYVETETPDTVSGPPPAQAWWDVPVAETSTRPSAVKAREEYDRHVTARRRHL, encoded by the coding sequence ATGAGCGTCCGGCTCACCGTCGCCCAGGCCCTGGTGCGCTTCCTCGCCGCGCAGCACACCGAACGCGACGGCGTACGGCAGCGGCTGATCACCGCGACCTGGGGCATCTTCGGCCACGGCAACGTCGCCGGCATCGGCCAGGCGCTCGTCGAGTACCCCGACCTCATGCCGTTCCACCAGGGACGCAACGAGCAGGCCATGGTGCACGCGGCCGTCGGCTACGCCCGACAGTCCAACCGCCTGCGCACCCACGCCGTCACCACCTCCATCGGCCCCGGCGCCACCAACCTCGTCACCGGCGCCGCGCTCGCCACCGTCAACCGGCTGCCCGTCCTCCTGCTGCCCGGCGACACCTTCGCCACCCGGCCCGCCGACCCCGTCCTGCAGCAGCTCGAAGTCCCGTACGCGGGCGAGGTCTCCGTCAACGACTGCCTGCGCCCCGTGTCGCGCTACTTCGACCGGATCACCCGCCCCGAGGCACTGGTCCCGGCCGCCCTCGCCGCCGTACGCGTCCTCACCGACCCCGCCGACACCGGGGCGGTCACCCTCGCGCTCCCGCAGGACGTGCAGGCCGAGGCGTACGACTGGCCCGAGGAGTTCCTCGCCGAACGGACCTGGACCGTGCGCCGGCCGCGGCCCGACACGGCCGAACTCGACGCGGCCGTACGGGCGATCGGAAAGGCCCGGCGGCCGATGATCATCGCCGGCGGCGGAGTCAGGTACAGCACGGCCCAGGACGCCCTGAGCACCCTCGCCCGGTCGGCCGGCCTCCCCGTCGCCACCACCCAGGCCGGCAAGGGCGTCCTCCCCTGGGACCACCCCTGCGACGTCGGCGGCATCGGCCACACCGGCACCCGGACCGCCAACGACCTCGCCCGCACCAGCGACCTGATCATCGGCGTCGGCACCCGGCACACCGACTTCACCACCGCCTCAGGCACCCTCTTCGGCCCCGACACCCGGTTCGTCAACCTCAACATCACCGCCTTCGACGCCCACAAACAGGCGGCGCTCCCGCTCGTCGCCGACGCCCGAGCCGGACTCGAAGCGCTCACCGAGGCGCTCGAAGGCCACCGGCACGGCCTCCCGCACGACACGGCCGAGTGGTCCTCCTCCACACGGGACTGGCAGGAGCGGACCGACGCCGCCTACGCCGCACCCGACCCGCACGCCCGCCCCACCCAGGTCCAGGTGCTCGGCGTACTCGACACTCTGGTCGACGGCAGCGACATCCTGATCAACGCCGCCGGCTCCCTCCCCGGCGACCTGCACAAGCTGTGGCGGCCCCGCTCCGTCGACCAGTACCACGTCGAATACGGCTACTCCTGCATGGGCTACGAGATCCCCGCCGCCATCGGCGTCACCCTCGCCGCCCCCGGCCGGCCGGTCTGGGCCCTCGTCGGCGACGGTACGTACCTGATGAATCCCACCGAGATCGTCACCGCCGTCCAGGAGGGACTGCCCCTCAAGGTCGTCATCCTCCAGAACCACGGCTACGCCTCCATCGGCGGCCTCTCGGAGGCCGTCGGCGCCGAGCGGTTCGGCACCGACTACCGCCGGCGGGACACCTTCGGCGGCTTCACCGGCCCGCCGCTCCCCATCGACCTCGGCGCCAACGCCGCCTCCCTCGGCATGCGGGTGCTGCGCCCCCGCACCGTCCGTGACCTGCGGGAAGCCCTCGCCGACGCGCGGACCGCGACGGTTCCCACATGTGTCTACGTCGAGACCGAAACGCCAGACACTGTGTCGGGCCCGCCCCCGGCCCAGGCATGGTGGGATGTGCCCGTGGCCGAGACCTCGACCCGCCCGTCGGCGGTCAAGGCCCGGGAGGAGTACGACCGGCACGTCACCGCCCGACGCCGCCATCTCTGA
- the mmsA gene encoding CoA-acylating methylmalonate-semialdehyde dehydrogenase, with amino-acid sequence MTNTVKTVNHWIGGKTVEGTSGNWGPVTDPATGAVTTKVALASVEEVDAAVAAAKDAWATWGTSSLAQRTTILFKFRALLDANRDAIAELIVAEHGKVHSDALGEVARGLEIVDLACGITTQLKGELSTQVSNRVDVASIRQPVGVVAGITPFNFPAMVPMWMFPIAIATGNTFILKPSEKDPSPSLKIAELLAEAGLPDGVFNVLHGDKVAVDRLLEHPDVSAISFVGSTPIARHIHTTASANGKRVQALGGAKNHMLVLPDADLDAAADAAVSAAYGSAGERCMAISAVVAVGSIGDELVQKIRERAEKIKIGPGNDPTSEMGPLITAVHRDKVASYVHGAADEGCEVVLDGTGYTVEGHEDGHWIGLSLLDHVPTTAKAYQDEIFGPVLCVLRTETYEEGLALINASPFGNGTAIFTRDGGAARRFQLEVEAGMVGVNVPIPVPVGYHSFGGWKDSLFGDHHIYGNDGVHFYTRGKVVTTRWPDPSDAPAGVDLGFPRNH; translated from the coding sequence ATGACGAACACCGTCAAGACCGTCAACCACTGGATCGGTGGCAAGACCGTCGAGGGCACGTCGGGCAACTGGGGCCCGGTCACCGACCCGGCCACCGGCGCCGTGACCACGAAGGTCGCGCTCGCCTCCGTCGAGGAGGTCGACGCCGCCGTCGCCGCCGCCAAGGACGCCTGGGCGACCTGGGGCACCTCCTCGCTCGCCCAGCGCACCACCATCCTCTTCAAGTTCCGCGCGCTCCTCGACGCCAACCGCGACGCCATCGCCGAGCTGATCGTCGCCGAGCACGGCAAGGTCCACTCCGACGCGCTCGGCGAGGTCGCCCGCGGCCTGGAGATCGTCGACCTGGCCTGCGGCATCACCACCCAGCTCAAGGGCGAGCTCTCCACCCAGGTGTCGAACCGGGTGGACGTGGCCTCGATCCGCCAGCCCGTCGGCGTCGTCGCCGGCATCACCCCCTTCAACTTCCCGGCCATGGTGCCGATGTGGATGTTCCCGATCGCCATCGCGACCGGCAACACCTTCATCCTCAAGCCGAGCGAGAAGGACCCCTCGCCCTCCCTCAAGATCGCCGAGCTGCTCGCCGAGGCGGGCCTCCCGGACGGTGTCTTCAACGTCCTGCACGGCGACAAGGTGGCCGTGGACCGCCTCCTGGAGCACCCGGACGTCTCCGCGATCTCCTTCGTCGGCTCGACCCCGATCGCCCGGCACATCCACACCACCGCCTCCGCCAACGGCAAGCGCGTCCAGGCGCTCGGCGGCGCGAAGAACCACATGCTGGTGCTCCCCGACGCCGACCTCGACGCGGCGGCCGACGCGGCCGTCTCCGCCGCCTACGGCTCCGCCGGCGAGCGCTGCATGGCCATCTCGGCCGTCGTGGCCGTCGGCTCCATCGGCGACGAGCTGGTCCAGAAGATCCGCGAGCGCGCCGAGAAGATCAAGATCGGTCCCGGCAACGACCCGACCTCCGAGATGGGCCCGCTCATCACGGCCGTCCACCGCGACAAGGTCGCCTCCTACGTCCACGGCGCGGCGGACGAGGGCTGCGAGGTCGTCCTCGACGGCACCGGATACACGGTCGAGGGCCACGAGGACGGCCACTGGATCGGCCTCTCCCTCCTGGACCACGTGCCCACCACGGCCAAGGCCTACCAGGACGAGATCTTCGGCCCGGTGCTCTGCGTGCTGCGCACCGAGACGTACGAGGAGGGCCTCGCCCTCATCAACGCCTCGCCGTTCGGCAACGGCACCGCGATCTTCACCCGCGACGGCGGCGCCGCCCGCCGCTTCCAGCTGGAGGTCGAGGCCGGCATGGTCGGCGTGAACGTGCCGATCCCGGTGCCGGTCGGCTACCACTCCTTCGGTGGCTGGAAGGACTCGCTCTTCGGCGACCACCACATCTACGGCAACGACGGCGTGCACTTCTACACCCGCGGCAAGGTCGTCACCACCCGCTGGCCGGACCCGTCGGACGCCCCGGCGGGCGTGGACCTGGGCTTCCCGCGCAACCACTGA
- a CDS encoding sugar phosphate isomerase/epimerase family protein — protein sequence MTTPSPQPPPPSSPSRIRIGSAPDSWGVWFPDDPRQVPWQRFLDEVSGAGYGWIELGPYGYLPTDPAVLTEETARRGLRVSAGTVFTGLHHGPDVWDRTWAHVAENAALAQAVGAGHLVVIPSFWRDDRTGEVLEDRTLTAAQWRDLTGLTERLGREVRERYGLRIVVHPHADTHLDDEESVTRFLDATDPEAVSLCLDTGHYAYAGGDSVKLIETYGERIGYLHLKQVDPEILAGVVAEGVPFGPAVARGVMCEPPSGVPALEPVLAAASALDVDLFAIVEQDMYPCEPDVPYPIALRTRDYLRSCGM from the coding sequence ATGACGACGCCGTCACCGCAGCCGCCCCCGCCCTCGTCCCCGTCCCGGATCCGGATCGGCTCCGCGCCGGACTCCTGGGGGGTGTGGTTCCCCGACGATCCCCGGCAGGTGCCGTGGCAGCGCTTCCTGGACGAGGTGTCCGGCGCGGGCTACGGATGGATCGAACTCGGTCCGTACGGCTATCTGCCCACCGATCCGGCCGTCCTGACGGAGGAGACCGCGCGGCGCGGGCTGCGGGTCTCGGCGGGAACGGTCTTCACCGGTCTGCACCACGGCCCGGACGTCTGGGACCGGACCTGGGCGCACGTCGCCGAGAACGCGGCCCTGGCGCAGGCGGTGGGCGCGGGCCATCTGGTCGTCATCCCGTCGTTCTGGCGGGACGACCGGACGGGCGAGGTCCTGGAGGACCGGACGCTCACCGCCGCGCAGTGGCGGGACCTGACGGGGCTCACCGAGCGGCTCGGCCGGGAGGTGCGCGAGCGGTACGGGCTGCGGATCGTCGTCCATCCGCACGCCGACACCCATTTGGACGACGAGGAGAGCGTGACGCGGTTCCTGGACGCGACCGACCCGGAGGCGGTCTCGCTCTGTCTGGACACCGGGCACTACGCGTACGCCGGCGGCGACAGCGTCAAGCTGATCGAGACGTACGGCGAGCGGATCGGCTATCTGCATCTCAAGCAGGTCGACCCGGAGATCCTGGCGGGGGTGGTGGCCGAGGGGGTGCCGTTCGGGCCGGCGGTGGCGCGCGGGGTGATGTGCGAGCCGCCGTCCGGGGTGCCCGCCCTCGAGCCGGTGCTCGCGGCCGCGTCGGCCCTGGACGTGGACCTGTTCGCGATCGTGGAGCAGGACATGTATCCCTGCGAGCCGGACGTCCCGTACCCGATCGCGCTCCGCACCCGGGACTACCTCCGCTCCTGCGGGATGTGA
- a CDS encoding CocE/NonD family hydrolase gives MRLRLPRWAAVTAVLAVLAGAGTWTAVASDDPPPVHRADRMLDLDGTRIDTSYFTGDAGGRRPAVLLGHGFGGSKDDVRAQAERLARDGYAVLTWSARGFGASGGEIGLNDPDHEVEDARKLIDWLAARPEVLLDKPGDPRVGVTGASYGGAISLLAAGHDARVDAIAPQITYWNLADALFPDGVFKKLWAGIFFSAGNRPGAPATPEKPPTEKPAGEAPTGKAPAGETPRGRAAACGRFTPELCSLYERVAVAGKPDAAARALLEARSPSAVGARIKVPALLVQGQSDSLFTLAQSDAMARALTANGAPVSVDWISGGHDGGDRETDRVERRISTWFDRWLKKDTSADTGPAFRVSRTGGVDSTDGQATLRAATADRYPGLTSGGASIPLAGPAQTFANPAGAAPPAVSAVPGLGGGVAGLSSLGVGLSLDFPGQHARFDAKPQDEPLRITGTPTVRVKVTSTATDGSAVLFAKAYDVGPDGRQQVLPAQLVAPVRVEGAGNGKSVTLTLPAIDHEVEAGHRLRLVVAATDLGYASPAVPADYTVAVEGPLTVPTASGLDTQAAALPWWVWGLPLLGLAVAAALLLTARRRTAAPAPDSEPTAVPLQITGLSKKYKGGDRYSVKDLTFRVEQGQVLGLLGPNGAGKTTTLRMLMGLITPDEGEIRVFGQAIRPGAPVLSRVGSFVEGAGFLPHLNGRENLDLYWKATGRPAEDAHADEALRIANLGNALDRAVRTYSQGMRQRLALAQAMLGLPDLLILDEPTNGLDPPQIREMREVMIRYAAGGRTVIVSSHLLAEVEQSCTHLVVMDRGQLVQAGPVAEITDSGDTLLVTLGEPVPDALVEKVGALPGVAAATRTDGGILVLLDTLDPTALIGELVALDVPLTGVGPHRRLEDAFLTLIGGGAA, from the coding sequence ATGCGACTCCGACTTCCCCGGTGGGCCGCGGTCACCGCCGTCCTCGCCGTCCTCGCGGGTGCCGGCACCTGGACCGCCGTCGCCTCGGACGATCCGCCGCCCGTGCACCGGGCGGACCGGATGCTCGACCTCGACGGCACCCGTATCGACACCTCGTACTTCACCGGCGACGCCGGCGGACGCCGGCCGGCCGTTCTCCTCGGCCACGGCTTCGGCGGCTCCAAGGACGACGTCCGCGCCCAGGCCGAGCGGCTCGCCCGGGACGGCTACGCCGTCCTCACCTGGTCCGCGCGCGGCTTCGGCGCCTCCGGCGGCGAGATCGGGCTCAACGACCCCGACCACGAGGTCGAGGACGCCCGGAAGCTGATCGACTGGCTCGCCGCCCGGCCCGAGGTCCTCCTCGACAAGCCGGGCGACCCGCGCGTCGGCGTCACCGGCGCCTCCTACGGCGGCGCGATCTCCCTGCTCGCCGCCGGCCACGACGCACGCGTCGACGCCATCGCCCCGCAGATCACCTACTGGAACCTCGCCGACGCCCTCTTCCCGGACGGCGTCTTCAAGAAGCTCTGGGCCGGGATCTTCTTCTCCGCGGGGAACCGGCCGGGAGCCCCGGCGACGCCGGAGAAGCCCCCCACGGAGAAGCCCGCGGGTGAGGCCCCCACCGGGAAGGCCCCCGCGGGTGAGACCCCCCGGGGCAGGGCGGCCGCCTGCGGCCGGTTCACCCCCGAGCTCTGCTCCCTCTACGAACGCGTCGCCGTCGCCGGGAAGCCCGACGCCGCCGCCCGCGCCCTCCTCGAAGCCCGCAGCCCCTCCGCCGTCGGCGCCAGGATCAAGGTGCCCGCGCTCCTCGTCCAGGGCCAGTCCGACTCGCTCTTCACCCTGGCCCAGTCCGACGCCATGGCCCGCGCCCTCACCGCCAACGGCGCCCCCGTCTCCGTCGACTGGATCTCCGGCGGCCACGACGGCGGCGACCGCGAGACCGACCGCGTCGAGCGGCGGATCAGCACCTGGTTCGACCGCTGGCTGAAGAAGGACACCTCCGCCGACACCGGCCCCGCCTTCCGCGTCAGCCGTACCGGCGGCGTCGACTCCACCGACGGGCAGGCCACCCTGCGCGCCGCGACCGCCGACCGCTACCCGGGCCTCACCTCCGGCGGCGCGAGCATCCCGCTCGCCGGACCGGCGCAGACCTTCGCGAACCCCGCCGGCGCCGCACCACCCGCCGTCTCGGCCGTCCCCGGCCTCGGCGGCGGGGTCGCCGGCCTCTCCTCCCTCGGCGTCGGCCTCTCCCTCGACTTCCCCGGCCAGCACGCCCGCTTCGACGCGAAGCCGCAGGACGAGCCGCTCCGGATCACCGGCACCCCGACCGTCCGCGTCAAGGTCACCTCCACCGCCACCGACGGTTCCGCCGTCCTCTTCGCCAAGGCGTACGACGTCGGGCCCGACGGCCGTCAGCAGGTGCTGCCCGCGCAGCTCGTCGCCCCCGTCCGCGTCGAAGGCGCCGGGAACGGGAAGAGCGTCACGCTGACCCTGCCCGCCATCGACCACGAGGTGGAGGCCGGACACCGGCTCCGGCTCGTCGTCGCCGCCACCGACCTCGGCTACGCCTCCCCGGCCGTCCCCGCCGACTACACCGTCGCCGTCGAGGGCCCGCTCACCGTCCCCACCGCCTCCGGCCTCGACACCCAGGCCGCCGCCCTGCCCTGGTGGGTCTGGGGCCTGCCGCTCCTCGGCCTCGCCGTCGCCGCCGCGCTGCTGCTCACCGCCCGCCGCCGCACCGCCGCCCCCGCTCCCGACTCCGAACCGACCGCCGTGCCGCTCCAGATCACCGGGCTCTCCAAGAAGTACAAGGGCGGCGACCGGTACAGCGTCAAGGACCTCACCTTCCGCGTCGAGCAGGGCCAGGTCCTCGGTCTCCTCGGACCCAACGGCGCGGGGAAGACCACCACCCTGCGCATGCTGATGGGCCTGATCACCCCCGACGAGGGGGAGATCCGGGTCTTCGGCCAGGCCATCCGGCCCGGCGCGCCGGTCCTCTCCCGCGTCGGCTCCTTCGTCGAGGGCGCCGGCTTCCTGCCGCACCTCAACGGCCGGGAGAACCTGGACCTGTACTGGAAGGCCACCGGCCGCCCCGCCGAGGACGCCCACGCCGACGAGGCCCTGCGCATCGCCAACCTGGGCAACGCCCTCGACCGGGCCGTCCGCACCTACTCGCAGGGCATGCGGCAGCGCCTCGCCCTCGCCCAGGCCATGCTCGGCCTGCCCGACCTGCTGATCCTGGACGAGCCCACCAACGGACTCGACCCGCCGCAGATCCGCGAGATGCGCGAGGTGATGATCCGGTACGCGGCCGGCGGCCGTACCGTCATCGTCTCCAGCCACCTCCTCGCCGAGGTCGAACAGTCCTGCACCCACCTCGTCGTCATGGACCGGGGACAGCTCGTGCAGGCCGGACCGGTCGCCGAGATCACCGATTCGGGCGACACCCTGCTCGTCACCCTCGGAGAGCCCGTCCCCGACGCGCTCGTCGAGAAGGTCGGCGCCCTCCCGGGCGTCGCCGCGGCGACCCGGACCGACGGCGGGATCCTCGTCCTCCTCGACACCCTCGACCCGACCGCCCTCATCGGCGAACTCGTCGCCCTGGACGTGCCGCTGACCGGCGTCGGCCCGCACCGTCGCCTCGAAGACGCCTTCCTGACCCTGATCGGAGGAGGAGCCGCATGA
- a CDS encoding ABC transporter permease, whose product MSPLLDTPPAPAESAAPGYRAGRTLPLRVEALRQWKRRRTLIMGGILVALPFVLLIAFAIGGDQDRGGSGRITLMDTATASGANFAATSLFVSAGFLLVVPVALFCGDTVASEASWSSLRYLLAAPVPRSRLLASKLVVALAYSAAAMILLPLVALAVGSVAYGWGPLQLPTGGAVPAGDAVLRIAIAVAFVFASQLVTAGLAFWLSTRTDAPLGAVGGAVGLTIVGNVLDAVTALGDWRDYLPAHWQFAWIDALQPQLEWSGMVKGTAISLTYALVLFALAFRGFARKDIVS is encoded by the coding sequence ATGAGCCCGCTGCTCGACACCCCCCCGGCTCCCGCGGAGTCCGCCGCCCCCGGCTACCGCGCCGGACGCACCCTGCCGCTGCGCGTCGAGGCCCTGCGCCAGTGGAAGCGCCGCCGCACCCTGATCATGGGCGGCATCCTGGTCGCCCTGCCGTTCGTCCTGCTGATCGCCTTCGCGATCGGCGGCGACCAGGACCGCGGCGGGAGCGGCCGTATCACCCTGATGGACACGGCGACCGCCTCCGGCGCCAACTTCGCCGCGACCAGTCTCTTCGTCTCGGCCGGGTTCCTCCTCGTCGTCCCGGTCGCGCTGTTCTGCGGGGACACCGTCGCCTCCGAGGCGAGCTGGTCCTCCCTGCGCTACCTGCTGGCCGCGCCCGTGCCCCGGTCCCGGCTCCTCGCCTCCAAGCTGGTGGTGGCCCTCGCCTACAGCGCGGCCGCGATGATCCTCCTGCCGCTCGTCGCCCTGGCCGTGGGCTCGGTCGCCTACGGCTGGGGCCCGCTCCAGCTGCCCACCGGCGGCGCGGTGCCCGCCGGGGACGCGGTGCTCCGCATCGCTATCGCCGTCGCCTTCGTCTTCGCCTCCCAACTGGTCACCGCAGGCCTGGCCTTCTGGCTCTCCACCCGGACCGACGCCCCGCTCGGCGCGGTCGGCGGGGCCGTCGGCCTGACGATCGTCGGCAATGTCCTGGACGCGGTCACGGCGCTCGGCGACTGGCGCGACTACCTGCCCGCGCACTGGCAGTTCGCCTGGATCGACGCGCTCCAGCCGCAGCTGGAGTGGAGCGGCATGGTGAAGGGCACGGCGATCTCGCTGACGTACGCCCTCGTCCTCTTCGCCCTCGCCTTCCGCGGCTTCGCCCGCAAGGACATCGTGTCGTAG